A region from the Biomphalaria glabrata chromosome 14, xgBioGlab47.1, whole genome shotgun sequence genome encodes:
- the LOC106073578 gene encoding uncharacterized protein LOC106073578 — protein MSHRTGLYSGQNKAVQLFKETHSETDNQINLSKGQSILSLPTKQTKDNKSLYVKNNRETNKKHDKINFHTKNSNSKDHSLPQSNEKENLHERQSNNLSFVKNTFNKQRLGESTDYIKKINFEKPDHSSEADKILSDVDSEEEKDIILSDLADPDRDTLGSSSSELAALKSPSRESRNSDYESSPQPTLPDEFPESGDTDTPTFTSPPAVLTRSGRGTPHPRGAKSSAKTSVGSHIIEKLSDTNQSDAYESETLLDANTNAGNSPFKSLSPAQNPLPESLIVKKTPTPIETATPRDNFKPNSKPPASFENHSPPKPGSSLTTPYSSHRLKPQGDAAKRSTASSLNRRPDVSGGFEADSLDFVKDSLENASVDVEADDDNVVDKSQGQGLIADSLEDSETEKLFSQAAKTIERDSDSPDNLLSREISLVPVNEHEKQLPLPDARKLSVTKEDSSLSIKQTDKFFPSVTPDKPIFILKSDPRKSRSSSTHTTGRLSHQSQAKLNPQPTAKTASSVHHSMRGPSTSNRVYVTSPTFSDDDETQYRLVSSRLDGDEEEDTYRELDMAAIQGQARHGTGSAKLSGGKHVTYSDSKLPVAKTQENKEPGYMSNPYGLKMAPEANEAIEITSKKQSSGQNVAADLGNPGINQQGRIINHNPQLTEQALPPSHLKEPVQRPSRVRGISLPTGPTYDPRDEEDLQRETSYQQGLQMKIQDWNRKVEEVTIPTLPLNSGSQDFVMDSLDYASVEDPARAFVEIFKADPNDYYDRQPPNVGFRNPPPLPQEFVDNKQQPATDRLKNINLENDDDVDYEDMHHHRVNPQVQPRFYKPQTDPTHGYDTMSSRYVEVGDNTERSQPSSSLTNGHSIHAGQNNYLINGQKNLKMDHKLNVQESIDYTDRSNYSKSEHDINKARPKVTEAPMEAVQPTPPKYDYINNNKEDYGKPHPKSYSLIHEVTKEEKEKLNEIFIQPKVKEKPKKGILKKKRLDNGQGGSQVTDPGQFEDEQQEDERELSPAEQVWAQRSSTLAKRFDGKGRQGKITGALQKYNSESSLNQTRRPSQQKPYPADRKAFLTEMPTPPSQESSYNNQVSLPYSPRQNDIQVLPVSSQIILDDGQRISVDVNLKLIPTQPMSPQYQQYPPHGQNLHQYPQQYTQQQPQYLPHAQNVHSQQQHPHHSYHHHHPDVDYGRQYPAAPQYVDDSISSHDMQALEYNPTSPQGYRENYRYVSPRERYSADEALRQLNSSRTDINPYGKIPPIQRSADGQHPSSAPEQAGSYTDMFRKQKEKNNEKPWYRVYGLKDYRKMQKEVRLGTLGPDLDSDVLKERREKFQRQSDYAKQVMEKNKQDLVHKKPPAFPRPKEENDIMNRRKLAVEYAKSVPKPIIKPQPTEYNNYELASERSPIAKHHRKPGDMVTPSPRLPQKQKEPDLLDIDKLRQRYEEDKQNEALIRRNRSNSLPKGEKFY, from the exons atgaGCCATAGGACTGGACTATACAGCGGACAAAACAAAGCAGttcaactttttaaagaaaCTCATTCAGAAACAGACAACCAAATAAATTTAAGCAAAGGACAAAGTATCTTGAGTTTacctacaaaacaaacaaaggaCAACAAATCTCTGtatgtcaaaaataatagagaaacaaataaaaaacatgatAAAATAAACTTCCATACGAAAAATTCTAATTCTAAAGACCATTCACTACCACAGTCAAATGAGAAAGAAAACTTACATGAAAGACAATCCAATAATTTATCTTTCGTTAAGAACACGTTTAATAAACAAAGACTAGGTGAATCTACTGATTAcattaaaaagataaactttGAAAAACCGGATCATTCCAGTGAGGCTGACAAGATTTTGTCCGATGTAGACAGCGAGGAGGAGAAAGATATCATCCTGTCTGACTTAGCCGATCCTGACCGGGACACCCTAGGGTCATCGAGCTCAGAGCTCGCAGCCCTTAAGAGCCCCTCTAGGGAGTCTCGCAACTCAGATTATGAGAGTAGCCCCCAACCTACACTTCCTGATGAGTTTCCGGAAAGTGGGGATACTGATACACCTACATTTACTAGCCCTCCGGCTGTTCTGACAAGATCTGGTAGAGGTACGCCACATCCCAGAGGTGCAAAGTCATCAGCCAAGACTTCTGTTGGTTCCCATATCATTGAGAAACTAAGTGACACTAACCAATCAGATGCATATGAATCAGAAACTCTTTTAGATGCTAACACTAATGCTGGGAATTCTCCTTTCAAGAGTCTAAGTCCTGCTCAAAATCCGCTGCCTGAATCTTTGATTGTTAAGAAAACTCCGACTCCTATAGAAACTGCTACACCTAGAGACAACTTCAAACCCAATTCAAAACCCCCAGCTTCTTTTGAAAATCATTCCCCTCCCAAGCCTGGCTCTAGCCTTACTACTCCTTACTCATCTCATCGGCTCAAACCTCAAGGCGACGCTGCCAAACGATCTACTGCCAGCTCTTTGAACCGTCGACCAGACGTCTCTGGTGGGTTTGAAGCTGATAGCCTTGACTTTGTGAAAGACAGCCTTGAGAATGCTTCTGTAGATGTTGAAGCTGATGATGATAATGTGGTAGATAAAAGTCAGGGTCAAGGTTTAATTGCTGATTCCCTTGAGGACAGTGAAACTGAAAAGCTTTTTTCACAAGCAGCAAAAACAATTGAAAGAGACTCAGATTCGCCAGACAATCTATTATCAAGAGAGATAAGTCTTGTTCCTGTAAATGAACATGAAAAACAGTTACCTCTCCCTGATGCTAGAAAACTCTCGGTGACAAAAGAAGATTCTTCTTTATCAATTAAACAAACTGATAAATTTTTTCCTTCTGTCACACCCGATAAACCAATCTTTATTCTAAAATCAGACCCAAGAAAGTCAAGGTCATCCTCTACCCACACAACAGGGAGATTATCCCACCAAAGTCAAGCCAAGCTTAATCCACAACCAACGGCAAAAACGGCTTCCAGCGTGCATCATTCCATGAGGGGGCCGTCCACGTCAAACAGGGTGTATGTCACCTCCCCGACATTCTCGGACGATGATGAGACACAGTACCGGCTGGTGAGTAGCCGGCTGGACGGAGATGAAGAAGAGGACACCTACAGGGAACTGGACATGGCTGCCATCCAAGGTCAGGCTCGACATGGCACAGGAAGTGCTAAACTATCAGGTGGCAAACATGTGACGTACAGTGATTCTAAACTTCCTGTTGCTAAGACACAGGAAAATAAAGAGCCTGGCTACATGTCTAATCCTTATGGTCTCAAGATGGCCCCTGAGGCCAACGAGGCCATAGAGATCACTTCAAAGAAACAATCTAGTGGGCAAAATGTTGCTGCTGACCTCGGCAATCCTGGCATTAATCAACAGGGGCGTATTATTAATCATAATCCACAACTTACTGAGCAAGCCTTGCCGCCGTCACATCTCAAAGAGCCTGTGCAGAGACCATCCAGAGTTAGAGGCATTTCACTTCCGACTGGGCCGACCTATGACCCCAGAGACGAAGAAGATCTACAAAGAGAGACCTCCTACCAGCAAG GCTTGCAAATGAAAATTCAAGATTGGAACAGAAAAGTTGAAGAGGTCACTATTCCTACACTGCCTTTAAATAGTGGTTCTCAGGACTTTGTGATGGACTCCCTTGATTACGCCTCTGTTGAGGACCCCGCTCGGGCTTTTGTAGAGATATTCAAAGCTGACCCAAATGATTACTATGATAGGCAGCCACCGAATGTTGGATTTCGCAATCCACCACCACTCCCACAAGAGTTTGTGGATAACAAACAACAGCCAGCTACTGACCGCTTGAAAAACATTAATCTTgagaatgatgatgatgttgattaTGAAGACATGCATCACCATCGGGTAAATCCACAGGTCCAACCCAGGTTCTACAAGCCACAGACTGACCCAACACATGGTTATGATACGATGAGCAGTAGGTATGTAGAGGTGGGAGACAACACAGAAAGAAGCCAACCAAGCAGTAGCTTGACCAATGGTCATTCAATTCATGCTGGCCAGAACAATTACCTGATAAATGGCCAGAAAAATTTGAAGATGGACCACAAACTGAATGTTCAGGAAAGTATTGACTATACAGACAGAAGTAATTACAGTAAATCAGAGCATGACATAAACAAAGCCAGGCCAAAAGTTACAGAAGCTCCAATGGAGGCTGTCCAGCCCACTCCTCCCAAGTATGACTAcatcaacaataacaaagaGGATTATGGGAAGCCACACCCAAAAAGCTACAGCCTAATACATGAGGTCACCaaagaggaaaaagaaaaactcaACGAAATCTTCATACAGCCCAAGGTTAAGGAGAAGCCGAAGAAAGGAATACTGAAGAAGAAAAGGCTGGACAATGGCCAGGGTGGGTCACAGGTCACAGACCCCGGTCAGTTTGAAGATGAGCAGCAAGAAGATGAGAGAGAATTAAGTCCAGCCGAACAG gtcTGGGCTCAAAGGTCATCAACTCTGGCCAAAAGATTTGATGGTAAAGGTCGACAAGGGAAGATAACTGGCGCCTTACAAAAATACAACAGTGAATCTTCTTTGAACCAG ACACGAAGACCCTCTCAGCAGAAACCGTATCCTGCAGACAGAAAAGCATTTCTAACAGAGATGCCAACACCTCCAAGTCAGGAGAGTTCTTATAATAATCAG GTTTCTCTCCCTTACTCCCCAAGACAGAATGACATTCAAGTACTCCCTGTGTCATCTCAAATTATTCTAGACGACGGACAGAGGATAAGTGTCGATGTCAACCTGAAGCTCATACCCACACAACCAATGTCACCTCAGTACCAGCAGTACCCACCTCATGGCCAGAACTTACATCAGTATCCACAACAGTACACACAACAGCAACCTCAGTACCTACCCCATGCCCAGAATGTGCATTCCCAGCAGCAGCACCCTCACCATTcctaccaccaccaccacccagATGTTGACTATGGGAGACAGTACCCCGCGGCACCGCAGTATGTAGATGATAGCATCTCTAGTCATGACATGCAAGCTTTG GAATACAACCCAACATCACCTCAAGGGTACAGAGAGAATTACCGATATGTTTCCCCAAGGGAACGCTACTCTGCGGATGAAGCTTTAAGGCAACTCAACAGTTCAAGGACAGATATTAACCCTTATGGGAAGATACCACCCATCCAGAGGTCAGCTGATGGGCAGCACCCCTCATCAGCACCTGAACAG gCTGGGAGTTACACTGACATGTTCCGGAAGcagaaagaaaagaacaatGAGAAACCTTGGTACCGCGTCTATGGACTAAAGGACTACCGCAAGATGCAGAAAGAAGTTCGGCTGGGGACACTAGGTCCTGACCTTGACAGTGATGTCCTCAAGGAAAGG AGAGAAAAGTTCCAAAGACAAAGTGACTACGCCAAGCAGGtgatggaaaaaaacaaacaagatctGGTCCATAAAAAACCTCCAGCTTTCCCCAGacccaaagaagaaaatgacaTCATGAACAGAAGAAAACTG GCGGTGGAGTATGCCAAGTCAGTGCCTAAACCCATCATCAAACCACAGCCGACTGAGTACAACAACTATGAGCTGGCCTCCGAGAGGTCACCCATTGCCAAGCACCACAGGAAGCCA